The Bacteroidota bacterium genome includes the window TCAAGCCTTCGAAACCGGACGCGAGAGATTGCTATGATCTGCCACGATCAAGACCAACCCGTCTACTTGACCACTAACGGCGAGGGTGATCTGGTTGTCATGAGTATTGATCATTATGAACGTCTCAAAGCTCAGGTTGAAGTCTTCGAGAAATTGGGTGTAGCGCAGTCGCAATCACGGTCGCGGAAGAAAGGCGTCACA containing:
- a CDS encoding type II toxin-antitoxin system prevent-host-death family antitoxin, giving the protein SSLRNRTREIAMICHDQDQPVYLTTNGEGDLVVMSIDHYERLKAQVEVFEKLGVAQSQSRSRKKGVTHKKMMAKLRARIDEH